A region of Necator americanus strain Aroian chromosome I, whole genome shotgun sequence DNA encodes the following proteins:
- a CDS encoding hypothetical protein (NECATOR_CHRI.G3907.T2) has product MKALFFISVTYVLLLNAGQNSANEERCKITNLEQHLTRLNIFFKELRHRAALGKKYQTVALGEGGLMYYLNRTDNLQKDAQEMLKSPSKEGPLKSRSIIFHRELDAVYGGAYTSVYQLVEMMRINPKILGQMLYPKTTGYGCHVEGFSKKSKCYLKGACVFDKEAPVDYEMEKKACTKNDDCTYEKPATCLYPLCYAQKK; this is encoded by the exons ATGAAGGCGCTATTTTTCATCTCC GTAACATATGTGCTTCTTCTGAACGCTGGACAAAATTCTG CGAACGAGGAACGATGCAAAATAACGAACTTGGAGCAACATTTAACTCGGCTAAatatctttttcaaagaacttcGTCACCGAGCGGCTCTTGGTAAAAAATACCAAACGGTTGCTTTAGGCGAAGGAGGACTGATGTATTATTTA AACCGCACGGATAATCTCCAAAAAGATGCTCAAGAGATGTTAAAGTCTCCTTCCAAAGAAGGTCCATTAAAGAGTAGATCAATCATATTCCATCG TGAACTCGATGCTGTCTACGGTGGTGCATACACTTCTGTGTATCAGTTGGTAGAAATGATGCGTATTAATCCAAAAATCCTTGGACAG ATGCTATATCCAAAGACAACTGGCTATGGTTGCCATGTGGaaggtttttcaaaaaaatccaaatgttATTTGAAAGGTGCCTGCGTATTTGATAAAGA GGCTCCAGTCGACtatgaaatggagaaaaaagcatGTACGAAAAACGATGATTGTACCTATGAGAAACCAGCGACCTGTTTATATCCTTTGTGCTACGCCCAGAAGAAGTGA
- a CDS encoding hypothetical protein (NECATOR_CHRI.G3906.T1) translates to MEQRLKADTCPGAWKEGSADTGTSSQDLNTRSLNVAPKLNVITCVWKTICAIGPEQNRSVSPGAPFPSAHFCANQFADYRNPFRKFINAPAVFMD, encoded by the coding sequence ATGGAGCAGAGACTAAAAGCTGACACTTGTCCGGGAGCGTGGAAAGAGGGTTCCGCAGATACTGGAACTTCGTCGCAGGACCTGAACACCAGAAGCCTGAACGTAGCTCCCAAACTTAATGTGATCACGTGTGTCTGGAAAACGATTTGTGCCATTGGTCCTGAGCAGAACCGCTCGGTGAGTCCTGGAGCCCCTTTCCCATCTGCACACTTTTGTGCTAACCAATTTGCGGACTACCGTAATCCGTTCCGCAAATTCATTAACGCACCGGCTGTTTTTATGGATTAA
- a CDS encoding hypothetical protein (NECATOR_CHRI.G3908.T1) yields MIWRLWQVLAVLYTVLSLTFVNANNANKHISSDHVVTTNLGQIRGVPQNFEDKKVTAFLGVPYGQPPTGELRFSNPKMVLPWEGVKNATTPAQPCFHFPDSKFKGFRGSEMWNPKGNMTEDCLNMNIWVPHDTDGYNGLDVIVWIFGGGFFTGSPSLDVYNGTALAAMKRTIVVNINYRLGPFGFLYLGDNSSAQGNMGLQDQQVALQWVHEHISSFGGNPKRVTLFGEASGAASATAHLAAPGSYEFFDKIIGNGGTIMNSWASRTNTSMFELSMKLVKRLNCTKDGEEPTTVHSCLVKHPAPVVLHEAAIVSYQIGLVLTFAFIPITSDKNFFQGNVFDRFRGKDVKKNVSIVLGTVKDEATFFLPYYFGHNGFSFNNSFSADGKENMALINISQYNYAMNATAPFLGKSLKPLLEAYKNVSKRKTEGERLRDGVGRFMGDYFYTCSVIDFANIVSNIIDGPLYMYYFIKRSVANPWPKWMGVMHGYEIEYEFGQPFLNSSLYKDKVKNEQTFSRNIMRFWKDFIKTGAPAIFWPKYDQKERKALVLGEESVKDFYPIMTDVHGSYCRLIEKAKTSTSNASVSTSSPSSDPGKPKDSP; encoded by the exons ATGATTTGGCGACTGTGGCAAGTTCTCGCGGTTCTTTATACGGTGCTGTCCCTTACATTTGTGAACGCCAATAATGCCAATAAACATATTAGCTCCGATCACGTTGTAACAACAAATCTGGGTCAGATTCGAGGTGTACCACAG AATTTTGAAGACAAAAAAGTTACCGCTTTTCTTGGTGTGCCATATGGTCAACCACCGACTGGGGAACTACGATTCAGCAACCCGAAGATGGTGCTACCATGGGAAG GTGTAAAGAATGCTACAACACCGGCTCAGCCATGCTTCCACTTTCCAGACAGTAAATTTAAAGGATTTCGTGGGTCAGAGATGTGGAATCCGAAAGGA AATATGACCGAGGATTGTCTGAATATGAATATCTGGGTCCCACACGATACCGATGGTTACAATGGGTTGGACGTGATTGTATGGATTTTCGGAGGCG GCTTCTTCACCGGTTCACCGTCTTTAGATGTTTACAACGGTACTGCTCTAGCAGCAATGAAACGTACCATTGTTGTGAATATAAACTATCG ATTGGGTCCCTTCGGTTTCCTTTATCTCGGTGATAATTCTAGTGCGCAAGGGAATATGGGACTGCAAGATCAACAGGTTGCATTGCAATGGGTGCATGAACATATAA GTTCCTTTGGTGGAAATCCGAAAAGAGTGACTCTCTTCGGCGAAGCATCAGGCGCTGCTTCAGCAACCGCTCATCTAGCAGCACCGGGAAGCTATGAGTTTTTCGATAAGATAATTGGCAAT GGTGGCACAATCATGAACAGTTGGGCCAGTAGAACAAACACATCGATGTTTGAGCTGTCAATGAAACTCGTCAAACGGTTGAACTGTACCAAGGATGGAGAAGAACCGACTACTGTACATAGCTGTTTGGTTAAACATCCAGCACCTGTGGTTCTa CATGAGGCCGCCATTGTGTCGTATCAAATTGGCCTTGTGCTGACGTTTGCCTTCATACCCATCACCTCTGATAAGAACTTCTTCCAG GGGAATGTCTTTGATCGTTTCCGAGGTAAAGACGTTAAGAAGAATGTATCCATTGTTCTTGGTACTGTAAAAGACGAAGCAACCTTCTTTTTACCCTACTACTTTGGTCACAACGGTTTCTCTTTCAACAACTCATTCTCGGCAGATGGGAAAGAAAACATGGCACTCATAAATAT ATCACAGTATAATTATGCTATGAATGCAACTGCGCCTTTCTTGGGTAAATCACTGAAACCACTTTTGGAAGCTTATAAGAACGTGTCGAAGCGAAAAACAGAAGG tGAAAGATTACGCGATGGTGTTGGTCGATTCATGGGCGACTACTTCTACACCTGCAGCGTCATTGATTTTGCTAATATCGTCTCAAACATCATTGATGGGCCATTGTATATGTATTACTTTATTAAGAG ATCAGTGGCAAATCCTTGGCCAAAATGGATGGGAGTAATGCATGGTTATGAAATAGAGTACGAATTTGGACAGCCTTTCCTAAATTCATCACTGTACAAG GATAAAGTTAAAAACGAACAGACTTTCTCAAGAAATATCATGcgtttttggaaagatttcatCAAGACTGG TGCCCCTGCCATCTTCTGGCCAAAATACGATCAAAAGGAGCGGAAAGCGCTCGTTCTAGGCGAGGAAAGCGTGAAGGATTTTTACCCTATAATGACCGATGTTCATGGATCGTACTGTAGGCTGATCGAAAAAGCAAAGACGTCTACAAGTAATG CTAGCGTTTCGAcgtcatcgccttcttcagatcCTGGAAAACCGAAG GACTCACCTTGA
- a CDS encoding hypothetical protein (NECATOR_CHRI.G3907.T1): MKKCISVELDAVYGGAYTSVYQLVEMMRINPKILGQMLYPKTTGYGCHVEGFSKKSKCYLKGACVFDKEAPVDYEMEKKACTKNDDCTYEKPATCLYPLCYAQKK; encoded by the exons ATGAAGAAGTGTATATCCGT TGAACTCGATGCTGTCTACGGTGGTGCATACACTTCTGTGTATCAGTTGGTAGAAATGATGCGTATTAATCCAAAAATCCTTGGACAG ATGCTATATCCAAAGACAACTGGCTATGGTTGCCATGTGGaaggtttttcaaaaaaatccaaatgttATTTGAAAGGTGCCTGCGTATTTGATAAAGA GGCTCCAGTCGACtatgaaatggagaaaaaagcatGTACGAAAAACGATGATTGTACCTATGAGAAACCAGCGACCTGTTTATATCCTTTGTGCTACGCCCAGAAGAAGTGA